In Pantoea agglomerans, the genomic stretch AGCACTTTCAGCAGCTTGTCGTTCGGGATCGTAATCAGCGAATCCACATGCTTAGAGAGCTCGGCGATGCCCTGCTCGGCAAAGGCCATGCGCTTTTTGCCTTCGAAGTTAAAAGGCTTGGTCACGACCGCAACGGTCAGAATGCCCAGGTCTTTGGCTACTTCCGCCACCACCGGCGCAGCGCCGGTACCGGTACCGCCGCCCATACCGGCCGCGATAAACACCATGTCTGCTCCCTCCAGCGCAGAACGCAGTGCTTCGCGATCTTCTTCCGCAGAGGTACGACCAACTTCCGGATTCGCTCCGGCACCCAGACCTTTGGTGATATTGGTACCGATCTGGATAGTCTGGCCAACCGCTGTTTTACGCAACGCCTGGGCGTCGGTGTTCACAGCGAAGAATTCCACACCTTCGATACGCTCGCGTACCATGTGCTCTACGGCGTTGCCACCGCCCCCGCCGACGCCGATGACTTTAATCACCGCGTCATTGGTTAATTCCATCGGTTCAAACATGATTTCTCTCCGTTATGTGCCTGTCGCCTGGAGACCATAAACAGTGCCAGCATGGTCTCCTTTCTAAAATCAAAATTCTTTCTTCAACCAGCTATTGATGCGCTTGAACCAGTTGCCCACCGATGCGCGTTTTTCCGTCTCTGCATCGCCGTTCATATGGGACTCTTTGCCATAGTGCAGCAGTCCCACTGCGGTCGAGTAATAAGGTTCCTGCGCGTAATCTGTCAATCCTGTGATATTGAGCGGCTGCCCGATGCGCACCTGCGTATGGAAAACGCGTTGCGCGCAGGCGGCAAGCCCTTCAATTTGCGCCGCGCCACCGGTCAGCACAATCCCGGCTGCCAGATGGTGCTTAACGCCCTGCTGACGCAGTTGTTCCTGTAGCTGCAAAATCTCGTCGTTAACCAGATTCAGCAATTCGGTGTAGCGCGGCTCGATCACTTCAGCCAGCGTCTGCCGTTGCAGACTGCGCGGCGGACGTCCGCCAACGCTCGGCACTTCGACGTTTTCGTCTTTGCCGACAATCGAACCCAGCGCGCAGCCGTGGCGAACTTTAATCGCTTCCGCATCTGTCGGCGGCGTGCCGAACGCGTAGGCGATATCGCTGGTGACTACGTTACCCGCATAGGGGATCACTTTAGTGTGACGCAGCGCGCCGCCTGTATAAACAGCGATATCCATTGTACCGCCGCCGACGTCGACAACACAGACGCCAAGCTCACGTTCATCTTCGGTCAGTACGGCGAAGCTGGACGCCAGACCGGCAAAAATCAGTTGGTCAACTTTAAGGCCGCAACGTTCAACGGCTTTAACGATATTTTTCGCCATATCGTTGTGACATGTGATCAGGTGCACTTTTGCCTGCATGCGCACGCCCGACAAGCCGACCGGATTTTTGATGCCTTCCTGATAATCGATAGCGTATTCCTGAGGAATAACATGCAGGATGCGGTGCTCATCGCGCACGCGCACTGACTTCGCAGTGTGTACGACATTTTCCACATCATCCTGAGTCACTTCCTCTTCTGAAATCGGAACCATCCCGATTTCGTTCTGGCAGCTGATATGTTTGCCCGATAAAGCGAGGTAGACCGACGAGATCTGGCAATCCGCCATCAGCTCAGCCTGGTCGATGGCGCGCTGTACGCATTTCACCACCGACTCGAGGTCGTTTACGCCGCCTTTATCCATGCCGCGAGACGGGCAACTGCCCACCCCGATAATGTTGACCATACCATCGGGCAGAATTTCCCCAACCAGGGCGGCAACCTTCGCGGTGCCAATTTCGAGTCCAACTACCAGTTTTCTGTCCGTTGCCTTGATCATTGTTTAGCCTGTGCCTGGTTCTGTTGCTGATTACTGTCCTGGAGCTCTACGGGCTCCGGCGTCCAGCCCACGGCTGCACCCGAGTCGTACCGCAAATCCACATAGCTGATACGCTTGTGCTCATTTTGCCCTTGCTGCTGCAACGCCGGGTAGAGCTCGATAAATCGGTTAAGACGCTTCATGGGTTCGCCGCGCCCCAGCTCGATGCGTACATCGTCGCTGGTGACCAGCTGCCATGACCGCCGCGCCGTCATCGACGCGACCTTCAGGGTAAACTTGTTGGCCTTCAGCACGTCGCTCATGCTGTGATAGCCCGCCAACACCTCTTTTTCGCTGCCTTCCGGCCCATACAGCATCGGCATCGTTTCCTTGCCGATATGGCTGGCCGGCACGCTGAAGGAGACGCCGTCCGCGTCCACCATATGCAGATCGTTCCAGCGCGCCACCGGCACATATTCCACCAGGTGGATCTTCAGCTCGTCAGGCCACTGCTTGCGCACGCTGACCTGTTTAATCCACGGCAGTCGCTCAATCTGCTGCTGGAGGATGTTAACATCCTGCGACATAAAGGTGCCCGGCGCGCCCAGCGACAAAATCGCCTGGCGAATATCATCGTGCGTGGTGTAGTGGGTTTCGCCCGTCACCACCAGCCGTGAAAGCGGCAGGCGCGACGCGTCGTTCATCCACTTCAGTACCACCAGCCCGCCGAAAATCATAATGCCAATAACCATCAGCAGAAAAACGATGCCGAAAAGTCTGGCCCCGTTGCTGCGCCCCGTGCGCACGCGCTCCTGGGGTTCGCGGTTCCGTGCGTTAAGTGCCGCCTGTGACATATCAGTCAGCCAGTTCCAGAATACGCGCCACCAGCTGCGAGAAGCTCATTCCCGCAACGCTTGCCGCCATCGGCACCAGGCTGTGGCTGGTCATGCCCGGCGAAGTGTTCGCCTCCAGCAGCTGGAAGTTGCCTTCACCGTCCACCATGACATCGACTCGTCCCCAGCCGCTGCAGCCCAGTGCGCGCCATGCGTCCCAGACCAGCCTCTGCAGTTCTGCCTCCCGCTCGGCGCTCAAACCAGCCGGGCAGAAGTATTGAGTATCGTCAGAAATGTATTTTGCTTCATAGTCATAAAATTCGCTGGCGGTCTGAATGCGTATGGCCGGCAGAATCTGGTCGCCAATAATGCCGACCGTGTACTCCTCGCCGCTGAGAAAGGCCTCGATCAGCACGTTATCGTCATGACGAAAAGCCTCATCCAGCGCGGCAGGCAGCGTCTCCGGCGTGTTGACGCGGCTGATGCCGACGCTGGAGCCTTCGCTGCTCGGCTTGACGAACAGCGGCAGGCCCAGCGCCTCGACGGCGTCGCGCGTTTCAGCGTTCAAACCCGCCTGATACTGCTCGCGCGTCAGCCAGACAAACCGGCCAGACGGCAATCCACGTCCCTGCCAGAGCAGCTTAGTGCGCAGCTTATCCATAGTGATAGCGGACGCCATCACGCCGCTGCCGGTATAGGGCAGCTGTAAAAATTCCAGCACCGCCTGCAGCGTGCCATCTTCGCCTCCGCGGCCGTGCAGCGCGATAAACGCGGCGTCAAAGCCCTGCTCTTTCAGCGTCAGCACCGACACATCGCGGGTATCGACCGCGTGGGCGTTAATGCCCGCCTCGCGCAGACCCGCCAGCACCGCGCTGCCCGACATCAGCGACACGTCGCGCTCTGCCGAGGTACCGCCCATCAGGACGGCGACTTTATCAGCCATGACGCTCCTCCGCTTTACGCTCGGGCTGCAGCTTGCAATCCGCCAGCTTGCGCGCCACTTTGCCTACGTTACCGGCGCCCTGCACCAGAATCAGATCCTTGCCCGACAGCAGCGGCGCCAGCATTTCCGGCAGCGCGTCGTGATCCGGTACCAGCACCGGATCGACCTTGCCGCGTCCGCGAATAGAGCGGCAGAGCGCGCGGCTGTCTGCGCCGGGGATCGGCGTTTCGCCCGCCGAATAGACATCCAGCATCAGCAACACGTCGACCTGCGACAGCACGTTGGCGAAGTCGTCGAACAGGTCGCGAGTGCGCGTATAGCGGTGCGGCTGAAATACCATCACCAGCTTCTTGTCCGGCCAGCCGGCGCGCGCCGCCTTGATGGTGGCGTCGACTTCGGTCGGATGATGACCGTAATCGTCGACCAGCATCGCCGTGCCCGGATTGCCGTTTACCGGCTCCGTCGGGAATTCGCCCAACAGATCGAAGCGACGCCCGGTGCCCTGGAAACTCTCCAGCGCGGCGAGAATGGCGTCGTCGTCGATGCCCTCTTCGCTCGCGACCGCTACCGCCGCCGCCGCGTTAAGCGCGTTATGGCGGCCTGGGGCGTTCAGCGTCACCTGCAGGCGAGGCTTGTCGTGACGCACCAGGGTAAAGTGCCCCTGCGCGCCGCGCTGCTCATAGTGTTCAATGCGCACGTCGGCGTCGTCGCTGAAGCCGTAGGTGGTGATATGACGTCCCACGCGCGGGATCAGATCGCGGATCACCACATCATCGATGCACATTACCGCACGACCGTAAAACGGCAGGTTGTGCAGAAAATTAATAAACGTCTGCTTCAGGTTTTCGAAGTCGCCCTGGTAGGTGTCCATGTGGTCAGCTTCGATATTGGTCACTACCGCCACCATCGGCTGCAGATGCAAGAAAGAGGCGTCGCTCTCGTCCGCCTCCGCAATCAGGTAGCGGCTGCTGCCGAGCCGCGCGTGCGTGCCCGCCGCCTTAACCAGACCGCCGTTAACAAAGGTCGGATCCAGGCCGCCTTCCGCATAGATGCTCGACACCATCGCCGTGGTGGTGGTTTTGCCGTGCGTGCCGGCGATGGCGATGCCGTGACGAAAGCGCATCAGCTCCGCCAGCATCTCAGCGCGGCGGATAACGGGAATACGCTGTTCGCGCGCCGCGACCAGTTCCGGGTTGTCCTGCGCTACCGCGCTGGACACCACCACCACGCTGGCGTCGATGACGTTTTCCGGGCGATGGTTGAAATAGATGGTGGCGCCCAGCGCCGCCAGATGCTGCGTCACCGCGTTCGGCGCCAGATCGGAGCCGCTAATATGGTAACCCTCGTTCGCCAACACTTCGGCAATACCGCCCATGCCGGCACCGCCGATGCCGACAAAGTGAATGTGCCGGACGCGACGCATCTCGGGCACAATGGAGCGCAGTTTTGCCAGTTGTTGTGTATTCATCGTTCCTAGTTACCTGTCATCTTTATCCGTGCCCGTTACGGCACCGGCCAGCAATGCTGGCCCGATTATTCACTTCGCGGCGCGCGCCACTTCTCGCGCAACCCGTTCGGTCGCATCGGGGATCGCCACCTGGCGGGCCTTTTCCGCCATGCTCAACAGCGTTGGGCGATCCCAGCGGCGCAGCGTCTCCGCCACGGCATCCGCGGTAAACTGCGGCTGCTCAAAAATTTTGGCCGCGCCCGCTTTTTCCAGCGGCAGCGCATTCCAGTACTGCTGACGATCTTTATGCTGAAAAGGCACGAAAATCGCCGGTAAGCCCGCAGCGGCGATTTCGCTGACGGTCAGCGCGCCGGAGCGGCAAACCACCACATCCGCCCAGGCGTAGGCGGCCGCCATATCGTCAATAAACTCTGTAACCTTGTGCTGCGTCTGCCCGACCTGCTGGTACGCCCTGAGCACATCCTGCAGTGCGCCTTTGCCGGTCTGATGCCACAGCGTCACGCTGTCGCCCAGCGCGGCCGCGACCTGCGGCAGCGTCTGGTTCAGCACGCGCGCGCCCTGGCTTCCGCCGACCACCAGCACGCGAACCGGGCCGCTGCGGTTAACCAGACGCTGCGCTGGCAGCGGCAGCGCCAGCACGTCGGTACGCACCGGATTGCCGACGACGTCCGCATGCGGAAAAGCGCCGGGAAACGCCTGCATCACCTTGCTGGCGATCTTCGCCAGCCATTTGTTCGTCAGTCCGGCAATGCCGTTCTGCTCGTGCAGCACCACCGGAATGCCACAGCTCCAGGCGGCGAGGCCGCCGGGACCGGAAACGTAACCGCCCATGCCCAGCACCACGTCCGGCTGCCACGCCCGCATAATGGCGCGCGCCTGACGCCAGGCGTTAAAAATACGCATCGGCGCCAGCAGTAGCGCCTTCAGGCCTTTGCCGCGCAGGCCGCTGATGCGGATAAACTCAATCTCAATACCGTGTTTCGGCACCAGATCCGCTTCCATTCTGTCGGCTGTGCCGAGCCAGCGAACCTGCCAACCCTGCTCCATCAGATGATGGGCGACGGCCAGACCGGGGAAAACATGCCCGCCGGTTCCGCCCGCCATCACCATCAAACGCTTCCCACTCATCGGGCACCTCGGGTAAACGCCTGCGCTTTGGTCAGGCGCGTTTCATAATCAATTCGCAGCAAAAACACGATGGCGGTCGACATAATCAACAGGCTGGAGCCGCCGTAGCTGATCAGCGGCAGCGTCAGACCTTTGGTCGGCAGCATACCCGCTGCCGCGCCGACGTTAACCAGCGCCTGGAAGCTAAACCACACGCCGATAGAGCAGGCGAGAAAGCCGGAAAAACGCTGATCGATCTCCAGCGCGCGGCGGCCGATCGACATCGCACGAAAAGCGACGAAGAATACCATCAACAAGGCTAAAACCACACCGATATAACCCAGCTCTTCGCCGATAATAGAGAAGATAAAGTCGGTATGCGCTTCCGGCAGATACTCCAGTTTTTGCACCGAGTTGCCGAGCCCCTGCCCCCAGAATTCGCCGCGGCCAAACGCCATCAGCGACTGGGTCAGCTGGTAACCGCTGCCGAAGGGATCTTCCCAGGGGTTCCAGAACGAGGTCACGCGCCGCATACGGTAGGGTTCCGCGATAATCAGCAGCACCACGGCGAACATGCCGGAGCCGATAATCGCCAGAAACTGCCACAGCTTCGCGCCCGCCAGGAAGAGCATTGCCAGCGTGGTGACGAAGAGTACGACCACGGTGCCAAGGTCAGGCTGCGCCAGCAGCAGCACCGCCAGCACCACCATCACGCCCATCGGTTTGCAGAAGCCCCAGAAGTTGTTACGCACCTCTTCGACCTTACGCACCAGATAGCTGGCGAGATAGCAGAAGAGCGACAGCTTCGACAGCTCCGCCGGCTGGATACGCAGCGGGCCGAGGGCGATCCAGCGCGAGGCGCCGTTCACCGAGCTGCCGACTACCAGCACGATAAGCAGCATCACCACCGTGGCCAGCAGCATAACGTTGCTGTAGCGCTGCCAGAAATCCATCGGCACCCGCAGCGTAACCAGCGCGATGCCGAGTCCCAGCACGATATAGAAGGCGTCGCGCTTGGCAAAATAAAAGGGATCGTCGTTAAGACGCTGACCGACCGGCATCGAGGCCGAGGTCACCATCACGAAGCCGACAATAGCCAGGCCGAAGGTGAGCCACAGCAGCGTGCGGTCATAGAGCACCAGGGCGGAGTCGTCGCTTTCGCGCGCGCCCATTACCCAGTCTTTCAGCCGACTGCCGATAAAGGCGAAGAGTCCGATTATCATTCCGCCGCCAGGAATACGCATCAGCCTAACTCCTTCGCCAGCTGCGCGAAGCGATCGCCGCGCTGTTCGAAATTACGGAACTGGTCGAGGCTGGCGCAGGCGGGCGAGAGCAGCACCATATCGCCAGGCTGCACCTGCGGCGCAATCAGCGCCATCGCCTGCTCCATCGTCTCGGTGCGAACCGCACTCTCGGGCCGCAGCGCCGCCAGCGCGTCGCCGTCGCGGCCGAAGCAGTAGAGGCGAACCTTCTCCTCCTGCACGTAGCGCGCCAGCGGACTAAAATCCGCCGACTTACCGTCGCCGCCCAGCAGCAGCCAGAGGCGGCCCTGCACCTGCAGGCCGTTAAGCGCCGCTTCGGTGCTGCCGACGTTGGTAGCTTTTGAGTCGTTAATCCAGCGCACGCCGTTGGCCTCATGCACCAGCTGGAAGCGATGCGCCAGCCCGGTAAAGCTGGTCAGCGCCGCCAGACTGGAGGCGCGCGGCAGGCCCACGGCGTCGGCCAGCGCCAGCGCCGCCAGCGCATTGGTATAGTTATGCTGCCCCACCAGCTTCATCTCATCGGTGTTCAGCACCTTTTCGCCCTTCACCCGCAGCCAGGTGGCGCCCTGCTGACGATTAAGGTGGTAGTCGCCGAAATCGATGCCAAAGCTGACGCAGCGCGCATCGGCACCGCGTACTGGCATGGTCAGCGCATCGTCGGCGTTCACCACGCAGACGCGCGCGTTTTCATAGATGCGCAGCTTGGCGGCACGATACTGCTGCATACCGAGCGGATAGCGATCCATATGATCTTCGGTGACGTTGAGAATGGTCGCCGCCGCGGCTTTCAGGCTCCAGGTGGTTTCCAGCTGGAAGCTGGAAAGCTCCAGCACATAAAGCTGCGCGGGCGATTTCAGCAGCGACAGCGCCGGCAGGCCGATATTGCCGCCGACGCCAACCTGCCAGCCCGCGGCTCGCGCCATCTCGCCAACCAGCGTGGTAACGGTACTTTTGCCGTTAGAGCCGGTGATCGCCACGATCGGCGCCTGCGCCTCGCGGCAGAACAGCTCGATATCGCCGACGATTTCAACGCCCGCCTCGGCTGCTTCGGTCAGTGCCGGATGCGCCAGCGCCATGCCTGGGCTGGCGACGATCAGATCCGCCGCCAGCAGCCAGTCGCTGTTAAGGCCGCCGGTGTAGCGCTCAACCTGCTCAGGCAGCTTGTCGAGTCCCGGCGGCGACACACGGGTATCCATCACGCGTGGCGTTACGCCTTGCGCTAAAAAGAAATCAACACAGGAGAGGCCCGTCAGGCCCAGCCCGATAATGACGACTTTTCTGCCCCGATAGTCAGCCATAATTAACGTACCTTCAGCGTGGCCAGGCCAATAAGCACCAGCATCAGCGAAATGATCCAGAAGCGCACAATCACGCGCGGTTCCGGCCAGCCTTTCAGTTCATAGTGATGATGAATCGGCGCCATGCGGAAAATGCGCTGTCCGCGTAGCTTGAACGATCCTACCTGCAGGATCACCGACAGCGTCTCCACCACGAACACGCCGCCCATAATCACCAGCAAAAATTCCTGACGCAGCAGCACGGCCAGCGTGCCCAGGGCGCCGCCCAGCGCCAGCGATCCCACATCGCCCATAAAGACCTGCGCCGGATAGGTGTTGAACCACAGAAAGCCCAACCCTGCCCCGACGATGGCGGTACAGACGATCACCAGCTCGCCTGCATGGCGTAAATAGGGAATATGCAGATACTCGGCGAACTTGACGTTGCCGGTCGCCCAGGCCACCAGCGCGAACCCTGCCGCGACAAAAACGGTCGGCATAATCGCCAGTCCGTCCAGACCATCGGTAAGGTTTACGGCGTTGCCGGTACCGACGATAACGAAGTAGGCCAGCACCACGTAGAACAGGCCAAGCTGAGGCATGATGTCTTTGAAAAACGGCACCACCAGCTGCGTGGCAGGCGTGCCTTTACCGGCGGCGTAGAGCGCAAACGCCACGCCGAGCGAAATCACCGACATCCAGAAATATTTCCAGCGCGCGATCAGCCCTTTGGTATCTTTGCGCACCACTTTGCGGTAGTCATCGACAAAACCGATAATGCCGAAGCCCACCAGCACCACCAGTACGCACCAGACGTAGGGATTGGAAGGATAGGCCCACATCAGCACCGAAACGGTGATCGAAGTGAGGATCATAATCCCGCCCATGGTCGGCGTGCCGCGCTTGCTGAAGTGCGACTCCGGGCCGTCGTTGCGTACCACCTGGCCGATTTGCAGCTTTTGCAGCCAGGCGATCAGGCGCGGCCCCATCCATAATGAGATAAATAAGGCGGTCAGCAGGCTGACAATGGCGCGAAACGTCAAATATGAAAAGACGTTGAAGCCGGAATAAAAAGCGACCAGATGCTCGGCCAGCCAGACTAACATGTTCCCATCTCCTGTAGGTTCTGCACGACCTGCTCCATGGCAGCACTCCGCGAACCTTTAATCAAAACGGTTAATTCCTGATGTTCGGACAACAGCGTCCGTAAACGTTCAGTCAATGCGGTTTTAGTGGCGAAATGTTCGCCAACTCCGCTACTTTCACTCATGTATGCGCTCAGTTCGCCAACGCTGAGAACGCGATCGACCCCTGCGGCCTTTGCCGCCAGGCCCACTTCACGGTGACACTGCTCCGCCTCGTCTCCCAGCTCAGCCATATCGCCCACCACCATTACGCGATAGCCAGGCATCTCGCCCAGCACCTGTGCGGCGGCCGTCATTGAGCCGACGTTGGCGTTATAGCTGTCATCCAGCAGCAGCTGATGCTCAGAGAGACGGATGGGGAACAGGCGGCCAGGCACGGCCTGAAGGTTTTTTAACCCGCGCTGAATGGCGCTGAGCGGCGCGTCGATCGACAGCGCCAGCGCGGCGGCAGCCAGCGCGTTGGCAATGTTATGGCGGCCAGGCAACGGCAGCGTAATGGCAATATCGCCGCCTGGCGTCTGCATCGTGAAGTGCGTTCCATCAACGCCCATACGTACGTCACGCACGCTAAAGTCGCTCTCTGCCGCCTGAGGAGAAAAGCGCCAGACGCGCTTGCCGTGCAGGTTGTTCTGCCAGTGCGGCCAGTCGTTGCTGTCGGCGTTGAGGATAGCGGTGCCGTTCGCCGGCAGACCGTTGAAGATCTCCCCTTTCGCCTTCGCCACGCCCGCCAGCGAGCCGAAGCCTTCCAGGTGTGCCGCCGCCAGGTTATTCACCAGCGCGCTCTCTGGACGCGTCAGCTCGGTGGTGTAGGCAATTTCGCCCTGGTGATTGGCACCCAGCTCAATCACGGCGTACTGATGCTGCGGCGCCAGGCGCAGCAGCGTCATCGGCACGCCAATATCATTATTCAGGTTGCCAGCGGTATAGAGCGTTTCACCGCACTCGCGCAGGATCGCGGCGGTCATCTCTTTC encodes the following:
- the mraY gene encoding phospho-N-acetylmuramoyl-pentapeptide-transferase encodes the protein MLVWLAEHLVAFYSGFNVFSYLTFRAIVSLLTALFISLWMGPRLIAWLQKLQIGQVVRNDGPESHFSKRGTPTMGGIMILTSITVSVLMWAYPSNPYVWCVLVVLVGFGIIGFVDDYRKVVRKDTKGLIARWKYFWMSVISLGVAFALYAAGKGTPATQLVVPFFKDIMPQLGLFYVVLAYFVIVGTGNAVNLTDGLDGLAIMPTVFVAAGFALVAWATGNVKFAEYLHIPYLRHAGELVIVCTAIVGAGLGFLWFNTYPAQVFMGDVGSLALGGALGTLAVLLRQEFLLVIMGGVFVVETLSVILQVGSFKLRGQRIFRMAPIHHHYELKGWPEPRVIVRFWIISLMLVLIGLATLKVR
- the murD gene encoding UDP-N-acetylmuramoyl-L-alanine--D-glutamate ligase, which gives rise to MADYRGRKVVIIGLGLTGLSCVDFFLAQGVTPRVMDTRVSPPGLDKLPEQVERYTGGLNSDWLLAADLIVASPGMALAHPALTEAAEAGVEIVGDIELFCREAQAPIVAITGSNGKSTVTTLVGEMARAAGWQVGVGGNIGLPALSLLKSPAQLYVLELSSFQLETTWSLKAAAATILNVTEDHMDRYPLGMQQYRAAKLRIYENARVCVVNADDALTMPVRGADARCVSFGIDFGDYHLNRQQGATWLRVKGEKVLNTDEMKLVGQHNYTNALAALALADAVGLPRASSLAALTSFTGLAHRFQLVHEANGVRWINDSKATNVGSTEAALNGLQVQGRLWLLLGGDGKSADFSPLARYVQEEKVRLYCFGRDGDALAALRPESAVRTETMEQAMALIAPQVQPGDMVLLSPACASLDQFRNFEQRGDRFAQLAKELG
- the murC gene encoding UDP-N-acetylmuramate--L-alanine ligase, which produces MNTQQLAKLRSIVPEMRRVRHIHFVGIGGAGMGGIAEVLANEGYHISGSDLAPNAVTQHLAALGATIYFNHRPENVIDASVVVVSSAVAQDNPELVAAREQRIPVIRRAEMLAELMRFRHGIAIAGTHGKTTTTAMVSSIYAEGGLDPTFVNGGLVKAAGTHARLGSSRYLIAEADESDASFLHLQPMVAVVTNIEADHMDTYQGDFENLKQTFINFLHNLPFYGRAVMCIDDVVIRDLIPRVGRHITTYGFSDDADVRIEHYEQRGAQGHFTLVRHDKPRLQVTLNAPGRHNALNAAAAVAVASEEGIDDDAILAALESFQGTGRRFDLLGEFPTEPVNGNPGTAMLVDDYGHHPTEVDATIKAARAGWPDKKLVMVFQPHRYTRTRDLFDDFANVLSQVDVLLMLDVYSAGETPIPGADSRALCRSIRGRGKVDPVLVPDHDALPEMLAPLLSGKDLILVQGAGNVGKVARKLADCKLQPERKAEERHG
- the ftsW gene encoding cell division protein FtsW; translation: MRIPGGGMIIGLFAFIGSRLKDWVMGARESDDSALVLYDRTLLWLTFGLAIVGFVMVTSASMPVGQRLNDDPFYFAKRDAFYIVLGLGIALVTLRVPMDFWQRYSNVMLLATVVMLLIVLVVGSSVNGASRWIALGPLRIQPAELSKLSLFCYLASYLVRKVEEVRNNFWGFCKPMGVMVVLAVLLLAQPDLGTVVVLFVTTLAMLFLAGAKLWQFLAIIGSGMFAVVLLIIAEPYRMRRVTSFWNPWEDPFGSGYQLTQSLMAFGRGEFWGQGLGNSVQKLEYLPEAHTDFIFSIIGEELGYIGVVLALLMVFFVAFRAMSIGRRALEIDQRFSGFLACSIGVWFSFQALVNVGAAAGMLPTKGLTLPLISYGGSSLLIMSTAIVFLLRIDYETRLTKAQAFTRGAR
- the murG gene encoding undecaprenyldiphospho-muramoylpentapeptide beta-N-acetylglucosaminyltransferase, with protein sequence MSGKRLMVMAGGTGGHVFPGLAVAHHLMEQGWQVRWLGTADRMEADLVPKHGIEIEFIRISGLRGKGLKALLLAPMRIFNAWRQARAIMRAWQPDVVLGMGGYVSGPGGLAAWSCGIPVVLHEQNGIAGLTNKWLAKIASKVMQAFPGAFPHADVVGNPVRTDVLALPLPAQRLVNRSGPVRVLVVGGSQGARVLNQTLPQVAAALGDSVTLWHQTGKGALQDVLRAYQQVGQTQHKVTEFIDDMAAAYAWADVVVCRSGALTVSEIAAAGLPAIFVPFQHKDRQQYWNALPLEKAGAAKIFEQPQFTADAVAETLRRWDRPTLLSMAEKARQVAIPDATERVAREVARAAK
- the ftsQ gene encoding cell division protein FtsQ, with translation MSQAALNARNREPQERVRTGRSNGARLFGIVFLLMVIGIMIFGGLVVLKWMNDASRLPLSRLVVTGETHYTTHDDIRQAILSLGAPGTFMSQDVNILQQQIERLPWIKQVSVRKQWPDELKIHLVEYVPVARWNDLHMVDADGVSFSVPASHIGKETMPMLYGPEGSEKEVLAGYHSMSDVLKANKFTLKVASMTARRSWQLVTSDDVRIELGRGEPMKRLNRFIELYPALQQQGQNEHKRISYVDLRYDSGAAVGWTPEPVELQDSNQQQNQAQAKQ
- a CDS encoding D-alanine--D-alanine ligase, giving the protein MADKVAVLMGGTSAERDVSLMSGSAVLAGLREAGINAHAVDTRDVSVLTLKEQGFDAAFIALHGRGGEDGTLQAVLEFLQLPYTGSGVMASAITMDKLRTKLLWQGRGLPSGRFVWLTREQYQAGLNAETRDAVEALGLPLFVKPSSEGSSVGISRVNTPETLPAALDEAFRHDDNVLIEAFLSGEEYTVGIIGDQILPAIRIQTASEFYDYEAKYISDDTQYFCPAGLSAEREAELQRLVWDAWRALGCSGWGRVDVMVDGEGNFQLLEANTSPGMTSHSLVPMAASVAGMSFSQLVARILELAD
- the ftsA gene encoding cell division protein FtsA, which gives rise to MIKATDRKLVVGLEIGTAKVAALVGEILPDGMVNIIGVGSCPSRGMDKGGVNDLESVVKCVQRAIDQAELMADCQISSVYLALSGKHISCQNEIGMVPISEEEVTQDDVENVVHTAKSVRVRDEHRILHVIPQEYAIDYQEGIKNPVGLSGVRMQAKVHLITCHNDMAKNIVKAVERCGLKVDQLIFAGLASSFAVLTEDERELGVCVVDVGGGTMDIAVYTGGALRHTKVIPYAGNVVTSDIAYAFGTPPTDAEAIKVRHGCALGSIVGKDENVEVPSVGGRPPRSLQRQTLAEVIEPRYTELLNLVNDEILQLQEQLRQQGVKHHLAAGIVLTGGAAQIEGLAACAQRVFHTQVRIGQPLNITGLTDYAQEPYYSTAVGLLHYGKESHMNGDAETEKRASVGNWFKRINSWLKKEF
- the murF gene encoding UDP-N-acetylmuramoyl-tripeptide--D-alanyl-D-alanine ligase, which produces MIPVSLKTLAEISGGTLHGSDLTLNEVTTDTRKVTPGSLFVALVGERFDAHDFAADAIASGAQALLVSKHLPLSVPQVVVADTRIAFGKLAAWVRQQSKARVVALTGSSGKTSVKEMTAAILRECGETLYTAGNLNNDIGVPMTLLRLAPQHQYAVIELGANHQGEIAYTTELTRPESALVNNLAAAHLEGFGSLAGVAKAKGEIFNGLPANGTAILNADSNDWPHWQNNLHGKRVWRFSPQAAESDFSVRDVRMGVDGTHFTMQTPGGDIAITLPLPGRHNIANALAAAALALSIDAPLSAIQRGLKNLQAVPGRLFPIRLSEHQLLLDDSYNANVGSMTAAAQVLGEMPGYRVMVVGDMAELGDEAEQCHREVGLAAKAAGVDRVLSVGELSAYMSESSGVGEHFATKTALTERLRTLLSEHQELTVLIKGSRSAAMEQVVQNLQEMGTC